AACAAGAACAGTCACACAGAGCGGGGTACAAGCTTCCATACTGTCGTCCTGGCGAGTTTCGTAGCTTACTGGAGGGGTCAGGTCTCATCGAcccctctgtactctcccaggggctacgtaatccatcagtggcatttaatgagcaccaattatgtgctgagcactgtactgagcacttgggagagtacagtacaacagaagcagcagaTACGTTCCTTGTCCTTaacaagctttcggtctagagtacagtgctctgcacacagtaaacattcagtaaataccactgatggatgaactGATCTTAGGGAGTTTGTGGGGGATTCCAGTTTTctctcctcgggggcagggaacgtttctcgtgtgctgcgctttcccaagcactcggtatagGGCATTGCATCAGGTGGGGGCTCAATGAAGTACCCTCCTCTCTACGGCTTCTCTCCTAACGAATAAGTATCACGGCCTTGACGCGTTTGCAGATGTCCTCCGGTTAGGAAAATGCACCTCGACCAGAGAGGCCAAAATCACACTGCTTTAAAATGCTCGACGAAAACCCTCAAGTGGGAAAGCCCGAGAGAAAACCTGGGTGGATGGGGTGCCTGTTTCTCATGTAGCTCTGAGATGTTTCTGTCTTCAGTTTTCGATTTCTTGGGCCAGAGTCATCAGCGATAAGGTTCAGTTCCGTTTTTTAAATAAACGGTAAGACGTTTCAATCCCCGAAACCCATCGACTCATCATTGTCATTACTTTTTTGGCTTTCCAATTCTGTACACGCTCCCTGGAGAAGCAGACATGAAACTGGAATGGATGTTCGGGATATTTTAAGTACGTAATAAATGACAGCGAGTATGTAATAAATGATAGTGATTGTATAGACATTAACGAGAGTTGAGTCCATACGGAACAGTTTAGGAGATTACCTAAGATTTGACGAAGCAAGAGCCATTCAACTAGCACCAAGGTTTACAAGGGTACAAGGGTTATTTACTGAACATATTTTCATTCCCCAGTGAAATCAAAATAAAGGATCCATCTTTAAATTCACCAATTAAAGTGATGAACTATTGCCACAAGCTAAGCATTTGTAAACTGCAAGTCCAAGATGTTCCTTCTAACCGCCGGGCTGATATTTTGgcaaatctgagaagcagcatgccctactggaaagaacgtggggccgggagtcagaggacctgggatctaaccccggctccgccacttgtctgctgggtgaccttgggttaagtcccttcacttgtctgtgcctcacttacctcatctgcaaaatggggattgagaccttgagccccatgtgggacgggactgtgtccaactcgagtatctctgtatctatcctggcgcttagcacagtgactggcacaaacagagcttaacaaataccgtatataAAAATACTTACATTTTTAACTCCTCTCATTGCCAGCCACAGAATTTACTGAAGGCCTACTGTGcctagagcatgggattgggcctcatcccagcccgcacatccatctttccattctctttctttGCCTTCTACCTGTAATTATTTAGTGTCTGTCGCTCAGCTATTAGAAAGTAAGCTCCTGGCAGACGGGGATCGTATTTTCACCTTCCCGGGTACTCTCCTAAAccctcggtacagcgctctgcccccagcaggcacccaatcgatactattgatggatggattcatTCGCCATTTCCTTTCCTGGACTCTGACTACTGTTCCTCgggcccagccccgcccccacgATAGACAAGTGCTCGCCCCAGTCGCTAGTTCCCTAGAGGCCAGGCCTGAACTGTGAAGTAAAACCCAGCTGGACCGCGGGAGTAGAAATAGCCTCCGGGAGAGAAGGCGGGGGGCGACTGTGGGGACTTCAGGATGCAgcaaataaatgcaatcgatggcattatttagtgtgtgcagagtgctgagctCAGTGCTCAGGAAGTTACAACAGAGTGGGGCAATACAGATCCAGATGCCAAGACTATCCAAACCACCCCTCGCCTGCGAACTGAAGAAGTCGCTGGCTCCTTCAAAGGGCTACTTCTGCCGGGAACTCACCAGGTCCAGCCGTGCTTGTTGGACAGAGAGTTCTTCTCCATGATGGCGGTCAGGCAAAGAAGGGAGAATTTCTGGAGCAGATTCAGCTGGCCGGCGGTCTGGTCGCCGATCCGCAGGGACGCGGCGGCGTGAGCGGGCAGACGGGCGATGTGCAAACTGTTCCAGCGTGACCGCCTAGAGCAGGAGCCCACAAGAGCGCGTTAGAGAAGCGAGCCGCTCCTGCACTCTGCCTATTTGTCGATCGCGGCACGTTACAGTATTTGCAGAGTTAAACAAACTGCTGAAAATGAAACGCAGCCAGAGATGAACTGGGTTTAGACCGAACGGTCGGAAACGCTTCTTGACAATCCAATCAGTTAGACGGAGTAAGAGTTTCATGGGAGGGTGGATGGTGGAATGAGTTTCAGGGTCGATCGGGCAATCGTTTTAAAGGGATCGGGTTTaagaaattgggggtggggggagggaatccaattcagttcaattcaatttcAATATTCCTGCCCTGAAaccgggaggaaaagggagggaagaaaggggagatggggactggggggtggggggggaccggGTCTgggaggacgggggacgggggacggggtctCCCAACCCCCTGGGGGAAGCTGGAGGGCTTGacgtctcttccccttccccccccttcaatcCCCAcgtgtctccctcctctccaagtgtttagtacagcgttctgctcaCAGAAAACAGACTGTACGTCCGGAGTGGGcacggatcatctctctttaccgctgaattgtactttccaagcactcggtatcgtgctctgcacacagtaagcgctcaataaatacaactgaatgaatgaatggaaggaagaaaagcaaggggaagagagacgcACCCTCCATCTCCATTTCCTTGGGTCTCCGGACATGGGATGCCAGGTTGCTATTTCCCAACCTGCCCTTCAAACCGAGACCAAAGACAAGAGGAGCCTTGGAGCCTGAAGATTCCTGTTCTCATTCAGAGAAAGCTTGCTgtggttattttttttctttaatggtatttggtacgttcttactatgtgccaggcactgtactaagcactggggaagatacaaactgatcaggtcagacacagtcagtgtcccactcggggctcgccgtcttaatccccatttaacagacgaggcaagtggcagacaagcggcagagccggggttaggactcaggcccttccgcctcccaggcccgtgctcgatccgctaggattaagactgtgagctctatgtgggacagggactaccccagcgcttagtacggtgcctggcacacggtaaatacttaacaaataccataattatcattattattattattaggaccgtgGTGCTCCCTCCCCCGCTACGTTATATGCTCTGTCACATCTTGAGGACAGCTTAAGCAAGAGATGAGGGATTAACCCCAACCAAAGAAATGGAGCAGGAATAAGTCTATTCAAACCTTCTTTTTTTCACCCTCGAACCtttcttccagactgtgagccccccgcgcCGAGGGACGGCGACCGAGTCTAATTCCTGCCCGGGTTTTCTTTCCCAGGGCCGAGTCCAGTCCTCCGGACTCAATAGGTGATCAATAACTGCTATTACAACTACTCTTCCCCAAACAGCAAATGAGAAAACAACAACAGAATGACGACACCGTCTATGAGGTAGCCCCTACGGGgccagcaccggggtagatacgagacgatcggaaggggctcacgttctcagcgggagggagggaagaaggggcgggCAGGTGCCAGCGCCGTcgggtgacccgcccgaggtcacgcagcggggccGCGGGCAAGCCACGGGCCCGCCGCATCCTAGCCGCACCCGGCTACCGACCTGTTGGGGCGGGTGAGCGATGCCCCGACTCCAGAATCGCGCCTCTCCCGGACTCCGGTCACCTCCGACTCGTTCAGGGAGGCTCCGTCTCGCTCCATGTCGCTGGGCGTCGTCCGACCGTCGGACCCCGAGTTCCCCTCGAAATCCAAAGCGACGTGGTGGGGGGTCGGGCAGGGGGACGGGCCGCCCTCCCCCGTCGCCTTGCCTTCGGCCCGGAGCTCGGACAGCAGGCTCTCGGGCCAGCAGTCCACCGCCTCCGGCTGCCCGCTGATGCGCTGCAGGATCTCGTTCACGGGCGGGAACAGCTCGTCCCGCCCCAGGTCCAGCAGGTCGCCGGTGCTGGCGCACAGGTGGGAGCCGGGCACGTTGTCGTAGACGCTGACCCTGCTCCCTCGGGGGCAGGGAGCCAGGAGCCCGGGCTCCCGGCGGCCGGGACCCTGCCGCCTGCCCAGAGAGATGCTGCCCGTCCTCCAGTTGACGGCGCCGCCGGGGTCGGCCGGGGAGAGGCTCTCGATGGACAGGGCCTTGGGGAAGGTTCCGGGCTTGTGGTCCTTGGGCACGAGCACCACCAAGTCGTCCTGCGAGTGAAACTCGCTGCCCCGACTCTGCTCGCTCAGCTGCCGCAGGGTCGTCCCCATCAGTTCCTCCAGGCCTTCGAAGCACATGCCCCCCCGCTTCCCGGGCTCGTGGCACCTGCGCTCCTTCGGGCCCGGGGTGCTCCCGCCGCTCCCGCCGTCGTTCCCGTTCACGGACCGGCTGTGGTCGCagccgggccggagggaggccgaggggcccccgggggccgccccgccgaGCTCCCCGTTGACCAGCTGCACGCAGCGCAGGGTCTTTAAGGCCTCGGACTCCTGCTGAAGGACCGGCCCGCTGATCACCATgccgcccgccctcccgggcCCGCGGGGCTTGTCGGAGGTCCCCCAGGCCCGGAGCGTTTCCATGCGCTTCAGGAAAGTCTTGGTTCTGGTCCGCGCCGACCTGTCGTTCTTCGTGGcgtccccgggggccggcggggtgcCACCGGCCGAGTCCGGGCCGCCCCGGTCAGAGGCCTCCCGGCCGGCGCCGCCAGCCTGGCCGCGCCCGTCgctccctccgctgctctcgctgtGGATGGAGGAGACCTCCGGCTCGCTCAGGTCCGTCACCACGCTCTCGCTGCTCGTCGTGTTTCTCATCTTAGCGTCCCCCAGAGAGCCATGGCGGTCCGAGCCGCGGAACAGCGAGTCCAGGTCGTTCACGCGAGACCACCTCTTGCTGCTCCTCTGAAACGTCCATTTGTTGCTGATGCAAAGGTCCTCTTCATCCGAGTCGTCACTCTGAAAAACACAGCGCCGGGCGCTCAACGCCGTTCCGGGCGGGGgacccggccccggggagggaatCTACCGGGCACCTCCTCGGGCCGGCGCATTGGACCAAGGGACGCCTGCCCAGCCCACGAGGAACCTGCGCTCTTGACGGGGAAAACCCGTCTGATACAGAAATCACGTCAGAATCAGAATCAGCAAAaggacagaaacattccctggcgAGAGAACATTCCCTCGGGTACCCGCCCGAGCGCACTAGGTGACCGACGGGTTGACGGGAATGAATCGGGGATGGTCTGTTGGAGGACGTGGGATCTGGGGAGTGtcggtgaggagggaaggggctccgGGACGGGGGACGGTGCCAGcgaggggactgaggagggacagCGGAGGGTGAAGGGCCAGTTTGGAAGGCCATCTGGGGAGGGATGAAGAGTCACCTTTGGAATAAGTAAAATTTAAAATACACAGATGAGTACAGGATAGGCAGCCAGCCGCCGGTCGAGTCATCCCATTAACCTCTGACCGCCACAGAAGAGAATCTCTGATTTTTGAACTGCTTAACCGAGGGTTGGACAGATATCTAAAATTCTCTACTGGATTTCTTTTGActcaaagaataaaaaaaaaaaaacctcatttatACTCTAAAGAGATTCTTCTCTACAGTTGTTGAGATATTACGTTGTTCTGTGCAACCGAGTCAAATACTCGAGTAAAAAATAACAGACAAAAATATCCCCTTTAGAGCAAGAGGAGCGAAAGGTCTAACTCTGCCCGGATGACTTCCATGAACCCCAGTGTGATGGCGAAGAAACAGACCCTCGACTCCATCTTGCCTGGGTTACCTGGCTATGCGGGCCGATTTTGAGCCCttgccaacctctcccccacattATGGAGAGAGAAGCGATATTAAGAAAGACAGAGACGTCACCTTTCAAGGAGACGTGTCCTTATGACAACCACGTAGGCAATGTAATGTGTCACTCGGTGGGTGATCAAGTAACACTACTTATTGAAAGCTGTCCATCTATTTtagtcttcctctttccttcctcgaCATTCtccagagtttaaaaaaaaaaaaaaaaggaagaactcCACACACCAACACGGTACAGAGACCATCTGAATACTGGAAAAAGCAGAAGAAGGTCTGGTCCCTTGTGTACGCCGCTAGTGGTACTGCGAGTAGCAGAAGCGGTAGGAGTTACTAATGGACCTTTTGGAAGCCACTTAAGACAGTGGGAAAACCCAGAAAAGGAAAGCATTAGAAAAACTGTTCTGGACAACCTCCCCACTGCACCAATGGAGAGAGACCCAAGATGATGGCAAAATGTGCAGTAAAATAGCACGGAGAGACTTGTGAAATAGTCAAGCAAAAAATTTCAAGGACCCCAGATCTGGAAGGTGTCTCCATCTACCTTGCTTCTGTACACGTTTCTGGGTACACCggcagttctccccatctttgagcccttctcacctcctccacaaCGCCTCCCCTgattcatttcccttctccccaggtcaCGCCCGCCCAACTCCCCACCGCCGTACTTCGGGGCCACCTGCGCCTCCACTCTGTGCCCGACGGCCACGGATTCGCACCGTGCACGTTCCGGCCAGGGTGAGCTTGGCTGGAGTGAGAGGCCAccggagttgggggagagggagggacggcGGGAGGCCCGTCTTCTCCCTCACTTCCGAAGAGCCCGCCGGGGCACCTCTGGGAGCTGCGAGGACAGACTccaatcccacatttcctctgtcctggaGGAGGCCACCGGGGCGGTGTCTACCCCCTTACCTTTTTCCTTTGGAAGTTCACATCGAGTTTCATTGAGGCACACTTGTTCAACGTGAACAGTCGTCTGAAAGAAAGCACAACGTGACGGTCAGTGGCACCGGGGGGAGACGACTGCGATTTCCAGCCTCAGAAACGGGCCTCCTCTTTGGttgggaggggagcagggcaAGAGCAGCAGGGGCTCCTGGTGAGCGCCTCCAACGGCGCCCCGGCTGGACCCTCGCCAAGGAAAACTGGCACTGTAGCACATGTGCCCTTTGACCACACCCCCTTCCCGTGCAAAACTTTCTCCCCGGCAGGTTCACGATGAGAGGAAGGATGCTCCCCGATTCCCCGACAGTGAACGGGCAGAGCCGTGAAGTGCAGACACACGGAACGGAAGGACCGAGAGGACACGGTTACTGTCCCGGGAGCGGTTACCTGCTCGATGGCACAAAATCGTGGGCGGTCAGAAAAATGGAGTCAGTAGGGCCACGGGGCTCTCGGCAGCTATCTGTTCTGAACACTTTCGGAAGGATCTAATAAGGGTATATCTCCTACAACGGGGGATCGTCCCGTCCTGCAGGGAAAGCGGGCCGGGCTGACGGACAGCACATCTATCAACCAACTGCTCCGTCTCCTCCTTAACAGAGCTGACCCCGAATTGGAGGTGACTTCTCCCAAAATGCAATATTTCTGAATGGAAACGGCTTTTATGAGGCAAACTGTATTCGTCAGCACATGAACAATCCGCAGACTCTCACATGCGTAGCCAATCtgtgcactcacacacacacgcaatccGCTCACTCTCCTACACAAAAGCACAATCCACGTACGCACATACAGACAGCAACATCTATGCACTCTCATACACACGGGCATAATCCACACCCTCCTACGTGCACAATCCTCGCACTCTCATCTACACGCATACACACAAAATCATTCTCATGACACTTGGCTCACACTGCTCTTCCTCTTACAACCCAGCAGCAGAAGCTCAGTTGGGAGGAAAGCCAGGAAAGGTCCCCAGAGTCCACGGTGGtgtggatttgggtgggaagaaagcaTCCTGCTGGAGACTCTGGACTCTGCCACGGTGCTCGAAGCTTACTCTGGGGCTCTTCTGGCATTCCTGCTGCCATGGTATTCGATTCCAAGTTTGGCCCACGTGCCCTCTAGTTGTCTCTGGCCTTTAAACTCTGGCACGGCAGACAGCTGCCAGACCAGAACAGCTCTGGAGCAGACCGAGACCGGTGCCCGGCAGAGGAGGCGGGGACAACGAAACTGGACAACCTCCCGGTGGCCCCTGGCACGGAGAAGCTCGGCAGAGAGACGGGGGCTCGGAGGGGATTTCTGCGGTGACGTGGGTCTTGACGGCGCGTGCTGGCTTGACGGCCGGCAGGGATCCGGGAATATCCGTCCGACAGGGTAGGGCAGGCCCTTCTGGATACAGTGGCCACGGTGTCGGACAAGACCGGCGGGAGAAACGGCGAGGGCTGCAGGGAGAGTATGCCCTGCCCGGGATGCTGGGAGGAGGCCAGCCTCCGCCTCCTAGGAGAACTGGGATCATCGCATTTTCCCCGTCGGCTGCCCTGTCCCAGCCTGCTCGAGACGATGGAAATACTGTAAAAACTGCCGGCAAGGTCCCTGCAGCCGGACCTCCATGCACACGCTGAATGTGAACCACTTACGGCTCAATTTGGACCACGAGGCAGCCGGCTCCCGGCACTTCTCCAGCTGGCGATGAGCCAAGGGCAGGCAGGTGTTTCTCAGAGCGGGTGGGGGACCAGGTTcctattcattcttcattcattcaatcgtatttactgagcgcttactgtttgcagagcactgtactaagcacttggaaagtataattcagccatAGAGagggacaacccctgcccacaccaggcttacggtGCCTAACGGGGAGGGGCAGCTCCACTTGAGCCGAATCAAATCAACCGAGAGGACTTAATCTGTATGGGCGGATGGGGTCCGATGCCCAAAGGGCCCTGGCGTGCtcacgtgagcccgttgttgggtagggatcgtctctatctgttgccaaattgtactttccacgcgcttggtacaatgctctgcacacagtaagcgctcaataaatacgactgcatgaaatgaatgaattgcaacCCGAAGAGTTTCCAATCAGAGTCGAAAAGACCCAACTCACCTACTCCCTCTTTGACGTCTATCCCACCCCGGTCCTCCTCCCCCCTAAAATCCCCGTCCCCATTCAGCTCCCGGGCTCACAATGAAAGGTTGGCCCCTTTGGGGCTGAGCagcgtgctaagcactcgggacggGACAAGTGGACGCCACGGCTCCTGCTGAGTCTCATACCCGAGGGTCCGGGGTGGACTGAAACTGGGAGGAACCGAAGGAATGCTGCACTCACACAGCAGGGAGAAGAGTTTCTGGGCTGAACCGCTGATCAAAAACGCATCAGTGCCAGCTCCCGTCTATATGGGGACCAGAGGGAGGGGGGCTGGAACCGTCCCCCCACTTTAccaaagaggaagctgaggcccagagaggttaagagagctgcctaaggtcacagagcaggtcggTGGCcagactgggactagaacccaggtcccctaactctcaATTCCACGGTCTTTCCAAGAGACCATCGCTGCCAAGAGAtgcgaggaaaaaaaaaatcagggacatTAAGGCGTCTGACAATTAAACCCCCATCAGCCTGAACTTCTCACCCTCTGCTGACGTGTCAGCGGCAGCCAGGTAGAAAGGCCCGTGGGTCGGATAGCGTGCCGGGTGGGGCGTCCCTccccg
This sequence is a window from Ornithorhynchus anatinus isolate Pmale09 chromosome 20, mOrnAna1.pri.v4, whole genome shotgun sequence. Protein-coding genes within it:
- the STARD13 gene encoding stAR-related lipid transfer protein 13 isoform X6 — translated: MKLDVNFQRKKSDDSDEEDLCISNKWTFQRSSKRWSRVNDLDSLFRGSDRHGSLGDAKMRNTTSSESVVTDLSEPEVSSIHSESSGGSDGRGQAGGAGREASDRGGPDSAGGTPPAPGDATKNDRSARTRTKTFLKRMETLRAWGTSDKPRGPGRAGGMVISGPVLQQESEALKTLRCVQLVNGELGGAAPGGPSASLRPGCDHSRSVNGNDGGSGGSTPGPKERRCHEPGKRGGMCFEGLEELMGTTLRQLSEQSRGSEFHSQDDLVVLVPKDHKPGTFPKALSIESLSPADPGGAVNWRTGSISLGRRQGPGRREPGLLAPCPRGSRVSVYDNVPGSHLCASTGDLLDLGRDELFPPVNEILQRISGQPEAVDCWPESLLSELRAEGKATGEGGPSPCPTPHHVALDFEGNSGSDGRTTPSDMERDGASLNESEVTGVRERRDSGVGASLTRPNRRSRWNSLHIARLPAHAAASLRIGDQTAGQLNLLQKFSLLCLTAIMEKNSLSNKHGWTWAVPKFMKRIKVPDYKDKNVFGVPLIVHVQRTGQPLPQSIQQALQYLRTNCLDQVGLFRKSGVKSRIQALRQMNESSPENVSYEDQSAYDVADMVKQFFRDLPEPLLTSKLGETFLHIYQYVPADQRLQAVQAAILLLSDENREVLQMLLYFLNDVVSVVEENQMTPMNLAVCLAPSLFHLNLLKKEASPRVIQKKYATGKPDQKDLNENLAATQGLAHMIREYKRLFEVPYEIVAQSQNSYVEAGICPLTMEELGKQLEEEGSHLQMYLESLSQGLQKEAKDKFRGWVACPSVDNADLAFKKVGDGNPLRMWKASVEVEAPPAVVLNRVLRERQLWDEDLLQEKLVETRDKQTEVYQYVLRNMASLPTRDFVILRTWRTDLPRGTCTLVALSVEHEEAPLLGGVRAVVLDSQYLIEPCGSGKSRLTHVCRIDLRGHSPEWYNKGFGHLCAVEVARIRNSFQPLMAGGPETKI